A window of the Patescibacteria group bacterium genome harbors these coding sequences:
- a CDS encoding radical SAM protein — protein MNKLYLIKRVFDRLCWGNKNLIKKIFGQPLKPKWLWFETTDRCNSRCTHCHIWEKKPISNPLTAEELGRALSDPLFSDLENIINSGGEAILREDIEEIIRTEHRILPKAKLDLSTNGIAAERVVQIVSSLLSTEKTIKLNVGVSVDAIGEKHNQIRGITNNFEKIDYLLHKLTDLREKYPDNLSLVIGLTLSNLTLSGWKEVKQYAKKLNIDFMVQWYNQSSFYDNANDNHINTENNKMIEAVSDLPNTIIREKWLKWLKHQPIKFQCFAADTFCALRCDGHLVPCLNLWDTSLGNVRDQSPTEIWHSAKTKEIKKIIKKCDGCLNSWGVEWSASSSFYPRLLFYLRHPEAVAERIKRQD, from the coding sequence ATGAACAAATTATATTTGATAAAAAGGGTCTTTGACAGACTCTGCTGGGGAAATAAAAATTTAATCAAAAAAATATTCGGGCAACCTTTAAAGCCAAAATGGCTATGGTTTGAAACAACGGATCGCTGTAATTCCCGATGCACCCATTGCCACATTTGGGAGAAAAAGCCAATTTCAAATCCATTAACCGCCGAAGAATTAGGACGAGCCCTTAGTGATCCTCTTTTCAGCGATTTAGAAAATATAATCAATTCCGGAGGCGAAGCGATTTTGCGCGAGGACATTGAAGAAATAATCAGAACAGAACATCGAATTTTACCAAAAGCCAAATTAGATTTAAGCACCAATGGCATTGCGGCGGAACGCGTTGTTCAAATAGTCAGTTCGCTTCTTTCTACGGAAAAAACAATCAAACTTAATGTTGGCGTTTCCGTGGACGCAATCGGCGAAAAACATAATCAAATTCGAGGCATTACAAATAATTTTGAAAAAATCGATTACTTGCTGCATAAATTAACAGATTTGCGAGAAAAATATCCCGATAACCTTTCGCTTGTTATCGGGTTAACGCTGTCTAATCTTACGCTTTCTGGATGGAAAGAAGTCAAACAATATGCCAAAAAATTAAATATAGATTTTATGGTTCAATGGTATAATCAATCCTCTTTTTATGACAATGCTAATGATAATCACATAAATACGGAAAATAATAAAATGATTGAAGCTGTCAGTGATTTGCCCAATACCATTATTCGCGAAAAATGGTTAAAATGGCTGAAACATCAACCAATTAAATTTCAATGCTTTGCCGCTGACACCTTTTGCGCTTTAAGATGCGACGGGCATCTTGTTCCTTGCCTTAATTTATGGGATACAAGTTTAGGCAATGTCAGAGATCAATCACCGACTGAGATTTGGCATAGCGCAAAAACCAAAGAAATAAAAAAAATCATCAAAAAATGCGATGGATGTTTAAACTCATGGGGCGTAGAATGGAGCGCCAGTTCCAGTTTCTATCCGCGACTTTTATTTTATCTCCGACATCCCGAAGCTGTGGCCGAAAGAATAAAAAGACAAGATTAA